Part of the Acidobacteriota bacterium genome, AGACCGCGGAAGACCAGGAAACGGAACGTGGAGACCCAGCGAGGCCACAACGGTTCCCAGCGGATCATCAAGTCCGCAGGCTGGAGCGCGTACGTTGCCAGGAGGCAGGCGAAGACGGCGATCGGCCAGACGGCGGCAGCCCGTAAGTTGATCTGCCCTTTCCTCAGGCAGCCGAGGAACAGGACGAACGCCACGATGCCGCCGACGGCAAGGAGCAAGATGCCGACCGTCTCCAGCGCCTGCCCGGTCGCCTCCAGGGTTCGCCGCGTTCGTCGCCAGTCGTCAGGCGGGACCACGTTCCGCTTCGCATGAATCACCTCGGAGCCGGCGACCGTGATGGTCAGGCGCTCCCGGCCGCCCTGGGCCCAGAGAGGTCGTTCGTAGCGGAACGTATGATCGCGACGATCGATCTGCTCCGCCGTGGCAACGGCTCGTTCCTCGAACGCTTCGAGTGAGAGGCCGAGGCCTTCAACGATGGCGCTCTGCGCCAGTTCGCGCGCGTCTTCGTTACTCAGACTTGCTCCCGCGGTGTCGTTCTCGGTCAGGCAGTTCCAACCGAGAACCTCTCCGTTCGGGTGGACGTCCACATGGAAGTAGCGGGGCTCTCCCGAACGCTTGAAATAGACACGACGCGCGAGGGTCGGGAGCCCCTCGCGAATCGCGGTGGTCGCCGTCGCACCCAGAGACTCGCTCACGAAGTCGGTGGCGGCGCCGTCAAGCCAGTAGCGGCCCGCCGTCTGGTAGCCGCTCAGATCGAAGCCTTGACGCTCGAGGACGTCGCGGGCCGGTCCCTCGGCGTCGAATCCTCCGCTGGCGAGACGGGGATCGGCCAGCGGCCACAATCGATCGATCGCGTTGAAAAACAGCCCGCCCGCAAGGATCGCCGCTAGTAGCAGCCACAGATCGGCGCGACCGAGACGACGCATCTTCATCGCTCCTCGGCCGCCGTCCGTGTCTGGCGAACCACCCACGGAATCCACGAGCGAGCCGGTCCGTTCAGCCAGCGCAGCATCGGTCTGGAGGCGATCGGTGATTCCAGGACCCGACCCAACAGACGAATACGCCACGATGCGCGGCGAAACCGGCGATTCCAGGTCTTCTGGAACTGTCGCTCTGCGGCCTGGGTGACGGTGCCCTCGGCGATCGCCGCCAGAACATAGGGCAGACAGTACTCCGCGGCCAGAAGAGCGTGCGAGATTCCCTCACCGCTGTACGGGTCGACGGTTCCGGCTGCGTCTCCGATCAAGAGTGCACCGCGCCCGGCAGCGCGTCGTGGGCCAAACGTAAGAGGCCCTAGCCCGTGCCAGCGGGAAAGCCGTTCTCCCGAAACGAGTCCCAGATGTGCAAGCAGCGGGTCGGCGCCCCCATGACGACGAAGAGAATCGCGTCGCACCATCATGCAGACGTTGCTTCGCTCGTCCTCGACCTCTACGCGACCCACGTACCCGCCGTCAAAGAGGTGGAGCTCGACCCGATGGCGAGCCGGAGGTGGGGCGGTCGGGTAATAGGCCTTCAATCCATACCAGTCGGACGTAGGTAGATGGCGGTCGCCTCGATCGATGCCGCGGGCGATGAGTGAACGGCGCCCGTCCGCTCCGACGACCAATCCGTGGAGCTCTCGTTCACCACGACCACGCTCATGTCGGACGCGGATCGCGTCGATGCGCGTGCCGTTATCGATGACGGCGACCGTACGTGTACGGTCGAATACTTCGACGCCGGCGTCGGCGGCCGCCTCTAGAAGCGCAGCGTCCAATCGCGAACGGGTGACCGCATAGGCGGCACAACCCAGCCGATCCCAATCGGGTAGCGTCGTCTCGATCCCGCGCAGGGCCGCCGAGCCGACGTAGCAGTGTCGGATCGGTCGCGCCCCCGCACGTCGAAGGCCATCGAGGAGTCCGAGTCGTTGCAAGACCGCGCAACCTTCCGCCGAAACGAACTCGCCACAGAGTTTGTCGCGGGGGAACGATGCGCGTTCGACGAGGGCCACCCTAAGACCGGAGCGCGCCGCGAGGAGGGCCAGAGTCGACCCGGCAGGTCCGGCACCGGAAACTACCAGGTCGTATGCGTCGTTCATGCGTCGCCCGCGCAGGTCAGCAGAAGTCGGTAGGGCCATCGTCGCCTCAGCTCCGGGGACGCGCAGTCGGCGTCGATCGCCGCGGCCTCCAACTCTGCAGGGGTGAATCCTCGGAGTACCGACAGTGGCGCGTCGTGACGGAACATCGCGCCTCGTCCGGTGAGATGTGCGACGAGCCAGATGAAGCCCCAGGCGACACGATCGCGACGTAGGTCGTTGACGATCACCGCCGTGCTCGCCAACCTGCGAAACTCGCGAAGGAGAGCGACGACCTGCTCATGTCGGAAATGATGGAGAAACATCGACGCCGTCACTACATCAAACGAGCCCGCAGAAAATGGGAGTCTATTCGCGTCTGCACAGACGACGCGGATCGTCGAATGGTCGATCGAACGTTTGGCGGCGATCGTCGCCGTTGTCGGGTCCCGATCGACGGCAACGATGTCGACGGTGGTCCGGCATTCCCTCGCCCAACGAACGATCGCCCGCGGGAGATCCCCCGATCCTGTTCCGACGTCGAGTATTCGGAGTGGGCGGTGGCCATTGGCTGCCGCGAGGATGGGTTGCATCGCGGTCTGAAGCGTCCGCAAGCCGCCGAGCCACCGATTGACCTGCTCGATATCGTCTAACACTTCCTCCAGTTGCTCGGCGTCGTGGCCGAAGCGGTCCATCAGCTCGGCTCGGTGGCACCTCGGAGGGGTCCAGCCCATCACGGTCCGTCGACTTCCGGTTCGATCCGATCCGGATGACGGAAGACCAGGGCGGCATTCTTCGAGCCGAATCCGATGCAGTTGACCAGACAGTGGTCGAGGCGAGCAGGCCGACCTTCCGCGGGAACGACATCCAGGTCGCATTCGGGGTCGGCGATGTCACGGTTAATCGTTGGAGGGGCGAAACCGTCCCGCATCGCCAGCAACGTTGCGACCGAGGACGCGGCCCCGCAGGCCCCTTGTGGATGCCCGATCATCGACTTGATGCTGGAGCAGAGTATTCGTTCGTGGTTTGACGCGAACGCACGTTGCACGGCCACGGTCTCGACGCGGTCGTTGAGACGGGTCGATGTGCCGTGAAGGGCGATGTAGTCGATGGCCGCCGCATCGATGCCCGCATCGAGCATGGCGAGCGTCATCGCTCGCGCCGGCTCCTCGCCCGATTCATTCAGTCGGACACGATGAAACGCTTCGCAGGTAGCACCGTATCCGAGAAGCTCTCCGTAGATCGGCGCGTCGCGCTGAATCGCGCTCTCCAGACTTTCGAGTGCCAGCATCCACGCGCCTTCTCCGAGCACAAAACCATCGCGATCCGCCGAGAAGGGGCGGGAGGCGCGGGTCGGTTCGTCGTTGTGTTGGGTGCTGAGGATTCGCATCAGGCAGAACCCTCTGAGGATTCCGGGTGCGATGGGCGAGTCGGTGCCCCCGGCGAGGGCGCGATCGCATCGCCCGTAGCGAATCAGGTCCAGCGCACGACCTATCGCGTCGATCGAGGAAGTACAGCCGGTCGAAATCACATGACTCGGCCCCCGCAGGTCAAATCGCATCGACAACTCGCTGCTGAGAGAACCCGGAGTTGATGACGGGATTGCGTAGAGGCTGATGGACTTGGGGTTGCCGACGAAGAACTCGCGAAACTGCCGCTCGGTGAACTCGAGTCCTGCACCTCCCGTCCCGATGACGACAGCGAACCGTCTCCGGGTTTCGAGGTCAAGATCCAGTTCGCCGTGGAGGCTGTCGCGGAGAGCCTCTTCGGCCGCCGCGATTCCCAGGGGCACTGTCCGGGACACGTGTCGCAATTCGTTGCGCGTCATGACCGACTCGGAGTCGAACTCGCGCACCTGAGCCGCAATCCCTACGGGAAGATCGCTGACATCGAACTGTTCGATCTGCGAGACGCCGCTGATGCCGCTGCGTGTGGCGTGCCAGAATGCGTCTCGCCCGACGCCGTTCGGCGAGACGGCACCCATCCCTGTTACCACAACACGTCGGCCCCTGGCAGGTCGCGACGCGCCGGGTTGCTCTCGGCTAGGAGTCTTCGTAGTAATCGGCGTTCTTCTTCGTGTAGTCCTTCCACTTGTCGGGGAGTGCATCCTCTTCGAAAATCGCCTCGACCGGGCACGCGGGTTCACAGGCACCGCAATCGATACACTCGGCGGGGTCGATGTAGAGCATGTCGTGAGACTCGAACGTCTCCTCATCCTTCGTGGGGTGAATGCAATCGACCGGGCAGACATCCACACAGGCGGTGTCCTTGGTCCCGATACACGGTTCGGCGATTATGAACGGCATGATGGCTTCTCCAACTTCGTGGGCGTCCCAGACGCCTCACCACAAGTATAACGTGCGTAGGAGTCAGGTTCGACCCTGTCGGGCCACGGCCTCCGCCGCCTTGCGGATCTCATCGGGGTCGCCCAGGTAGCGGTGCCCCAGCGGGCGGAGGCTGGCGTCGAGGTCATAGACCAGTGGAACCCCCGTCGGAATATTGAGGCCGACAATCTCATCCTCACTGATCTGATCGAGGTACTTGACCAGCGCCCGAAGGCTATTGCCGTGGGCGACGATCAACACCCGACGACCGGCCTCGATCGCCGGGGCGATCGTATCGTGCCAGATCGGAAGAAACCGCTCGACGGTCAGCGCCAGCGACTCTCCCCCCGGAAGGTCGTCGGCTGCCAGGTCGCCGTAACGCGGGTCATGCCGCGGGTGTCGCGGGTCGTCGAGTTCGAGCTGCGGTGGGGGTGTTGCGTAGCTACGGCGCCAGATCTTGACCTGGTCGTCGCCATGTTTCTCGGCCGTCTCTTTCTTGTTCAGGCCCTGGAGCGCTCCGTAGTGTCGTTCGTTCAGGCGCCAGTGCCGGTGAACCGGAAGCCACATGAGGTCCATGCCGTCCAGAGTCAGCCACAGCGTGCGAATCGCGCGCTTAAGCACCGAAGTGTAGGCCACGTCGAACCCAAGGCCTTCCGCCTTCAGGAGCGTCGCCGCCGATTGGGCCTCCGCGACGCCCTGGTCGGTGAGATCGACATCGGTCCACCCGGTGAAACGATTGTCCAGATTCCACGTACTTTGACCGTGTCGAAGCAGTACCAACTTGTGCATCGTTTCCTCCCGCTCATCACTATCGGATCATCCCGGTCTTGATGCGTCAAGACCCCAACGGCACCTAGTTGGTAGAATCTCGCGATGGATCATGACGCACGCCTGGAGCGATTGCTGGGACCGGAGCGAGCCCTCTGGGCCGACGGTTATCTCCGGGTTGCCGGCGTCGACGAGGCCGGCGTCGGTCCCCTGGCCGGGCCGGTGGTGGTTGCCGCGGCGATCTTCCCGCCCGGTATCGGCCTCTCCGGAGTGGACGACTCGAAGAAGCTGACGCCCGCCAGGCGAGAGGCGCTCGAGGTTCGGATCAAGGAGACGGCGGTCGCCTGGTCGGTCGTCGCCGTCGAGCCCGAGGAAATCGATCGCATCAACATCTACCAGGCGACGTTGACGGGCATGCGGCGGGCCGTTCTGGGCCTGAGCCTCGACCCCGATTTCGTGCTCGTGGACGCACGGCAGATTCCTCGACTGGAGACCCCCCAGGACGCGATCATCAAGGGCGATGCCCACTGTCACGCCATCGCCGCGGCGTCGATCCTCGCCAAGTCCGAGCGTGATCGGCGGATGTTCCGCTATGACGAGGAATTCCCCGGCTACGGGTTCGCCCGCCACAAGGGGTACCCGACCGTCGCCCACCGAGCGGCGATCCGGGAGTTGGGTGCCTGCGAGATCCACCGTAGAAGCTTCACGCTCTTGCCCGCCCCGCGACTGTTCGAACCCTAGTTGGAAATCACCCCATCGCTATCCTATAATCCCGCGCCCGTGCAACGATCGTTGCCGATTCCGCCCATCGAGGCACGACCCGGAGCAGCCAGGTGAATATCCACGAATTTCAGGCGAAGGCGCTCTTGCGCGACCACGGTGTGGCGGTTCCGGAGGGCGGCGTCGTTCGCACTCCCGACGAGGCCCGTCAGTTGGCGGAGAAGTTAGGCGGTACGGTCGTCGTCAAGGCCCAGATCCATGCCGGCGGACGAGGCAAGGGTTTGTTTCAGACCGACGACGGGAAGCCGGTCCAGCACCCGCTTGCCGACAAGGTGCTGGGGGGTGTGAACGTCGTCGGCGATGCCGACTCCGCGACCCGGGTTGCCGAGTCGATGTTGGACAACATTCTGGTGACCAAGCAGAGTGGCCCGCAGGGGCGACGCGTCCGCCAATTGCTGATCGAGCAGGGCGTCGCGATCAAGAAAGAATACTATCTGGCGGTCCTTCTCGATCGCGCGTTGAAGTCGGCAATCTTCGTCGCTTCAGCCGAAGGCGGGACTGAAATCGAAGAGGTCGCCGAGCGCGACCCCTCGGCCATCCTCAAGGTCGCGGTGGATGCCACGGCCGGTTACTCACCGTGGATCGGGCGGAAGATCGGTTTCGGGTTGGGACTCGGAAAGGCCCAGGTCTCGGCGCTCAGTCGATTGACCGCGGCGCTTTACCGCGCCTACGAGCAGACCGACGCGTCGATGATCGAGATCAACCCGCTGATCGAGACCGAGGACGGCGAGATCATGGCGCTGGACGCCAAGATGAACTTTGACGACAACGCGATGTTTCGTCGTCGGGCCATCGCCGAGCTGCGAGACCTCGATGAAGAAGACCCGCTGGAAGTCGAGGCGTCGAAGTTCGGGCTGAACTACATCAAGCTTGACGGCACCGTCGGTTGCATGGTCAACGGCGCCGGACTTGCGATGGCAACCATGGACATCATCAAGCACAACGGCGGTTCGCCGGCGAACTTCCTCGACGTCGGTGGTGGAGCGACCACCGAGATGGTCACCAACGCGTTTCGGATCCTCCTTGGGGACCCCAACGTCAACTCGGTCCTGATCAACATCTTTGGCGGCATCATGCGTTGTGACATCGTCGCCGAGGGCGTCGTCGCTGCGGCAAGAGAGATCGGGATCAACGTCCCGGTAGTGGTTCGACTGGAAGGCACCAACGTCGAGAAGGGCAAGACGATCCTGTTGGAATCGGGGTTGAACTTCGCCGTGGCGGACGGGATGCAGGACGCCGCGGCCAAGGTCGTCGCGGCCGCGGGGAGGAGCTGACCATGGCGGTTCTCGTCGATCATTCGACCCGACTGCTGGTGCAAGGAATCACCGGGCGGGAAGGGACATTTCACACGGGACAGGCCGTCGAATACGGAACCCGGGTTGTCGCCGGTGTCACGCCGGGCAAGGGTGGCACGGAAGCCGACGGTATTCCGGTGTTCAACACCGTGGCCGAGGCCGTCGAGAAGACCGACGCCAACGCCAGCGTGATCTTCGTTCCGCCGCCCTTCGCGGCCGACGCTATCATGGAGGCTGCGGCCGCCGAACTTCCCCTGGTCGTCTGTATCACCGAGGGGATTCCGGCGCAGGACATGGTTCGGGTCTGGAATTTCCTCGCCGGACGATCGACACGGTTGATCGGTCCAAACTGCCCCGGGATCATTACGCCGGAAGCCTGCAAGATCGGCATCATGCCCGGGCACATTCACAAGGCGGGGAACGTCGGCGTCGTCTCCCGATCCGGCACCCTGACCTACGAGGCCGTCGGCCAGCTCACCAACCTCGGGATCGGGCAATCGACCTGTGTCGGCATCGGCGGCGATCCGATTGTCGGAACCAACTTCATCGACATGTTGTCCTTGTTCGAAGGAGACCCGGCGACCGAGGCGATCATCATGATCGGCGAGATCGGTGGTACGGCAGAGGAAGAGGCCGCCGACTTCATCAAGGCGAACGTCACGAAACCGGTCGTCGCGTTCATCGCGGGGCAGACGGCGCCACCCGGGCGACGCATGGGCCACGCCGGAGCGATCATCGCCGGGGGCAAGGGTACGGCTGCAGAAAAAATGAAAGCGCTTCAGGCCGCCGGGATCCACGTGGTGGAGAGTCCGGCAAGCATGGGGCAAACCGTTAAGCAACTGATGGGGAAATAGAGCAAGCCATGGAAAGAACATTCGCAATCGTCAAGCCCGATGGGGTCGAGAACCACAACGTTGGAAACGTCCTGGCCCGGATAGAGAAGGAAGGATTTCGCATCGTCGGGATGCGGATGATCCACCTGACGCGCCAGGCCGCCGAAGGATTCTACGCCGTTCATCGCGAGCGGCCGTTCTTCAATGACCTGACGACGTTCATGTCGTCGGGGCCTGCGCTGGTCATGGTGTTGGAGCGCGAGAACGCGATCCGTCACTGGCGGGAGACGATGGGGGATACCAACCCCGAGAACGCCGACGCGGGAACGCTCCGAAAGTTATACGCCACCAACATCGAGCGAAACACGGTCCACGGCTCTGATGCGCCGGAGACTGCCGCGATCGAGATTGACTACTTCTTCCGTGGCGTGGAACTGGTCTGACCCGACTCTGTTAGCATCCCCCCGATGAGGGAACTCCGTCGACTTCTGGGCTACCTGAAACCGTACATGGTTCGGATGGTCCTTGCGGCACTTCTCGTGTCGATCTCCGGTGCCTTGATGGCGGCGGTAGTCGCCACGCTGAATCCGCTGGTCAATGAGGTGTTCCTGGGGCAGACCACTGCGGACGCCGTCGGTCAGGTCGGCGGAGAGCCCGACATCATCGACCGACTCAAGTCGATGGTCGGCGGTCTCCTACCCGTCGAGGCGTTCCGCGCGTGGACCCGCGCCAACGCGTTCGTCCAGGTTCCACTGATGATGGTCGGGATCTTCTTCGTCCGCGGCATCTTGCTGTACTTCGGCAACTATCAGACGCTGCGCTGCGGGGCCAGTGTCATCCGGGATCTGCGGGTCGAGCTGACGGAGAAGATCACTCACCAGTCGCTCGACTTCTTCCAGGACAACCCGACCGGCGTCATCTCTTCGCGAGTCGTCAGCGATGTGCAGCGACTCCAACGCGTCGCGACCACGGTCCTCGCGGATCTGCTCCGCGTCGGCGGGATGGTCCCATTTGTATTCATCGGGTCGATGCTTGCCGACTGGAGGATGTCGCTGCTCTCGTTCGCCGGCCTGCCGCTGTTGAGTGTTCCGATGATCCGGCTCGGTCGCCGTCTCCGACGAGCCGCCACCGGGTCGCAGCTGAGCATGGCGGATGTCATGAGCCGTTTGCAGGAGGCCGTGACCGGGGTGAAGGTCGTCCAGGGCTTCGGCATGGAGGACTACGAAGTCGGCCGCATGCGTGACGCGCTGCAGCGGATGCTACGCGCCGACCTTCGGGCAGCTCGGGCACAGGCGCTCTCGCCATCGATCATGGAGCTGCTGGGGGCGATACTGGGTGCGGGGCTGTTCTATATCGCCGGCCGGAGCATCGCCAACAATTCCCTGGACGGCGGTAGTTTCACCGTGGTCCTGGCGTCACTCGGAATCCTGTTTGTATCGATCCGGCGCCTCAATCGGCTCTACGCCGAGATCCAGGTCGCTCGATCGGCCGCGACCCGGGTCTTCGACATGCTGGACCAGACGCCCACGATTCGTGAGCGGGCGGACGCGAAACCGCTCCCTGCGTTTCATTCGGAGGTCTGCTTCCGGGACGTGTCATTTAACTACGGCGATGGGCCCGTGCTTCATGACATCGACCTGACCGTCGCCCATGGGGAGACCATCGCGCTCGTGGGTCGCTCGGGGTCCGGGAAATCGACGCTGGCCAACCTACTGCCGCGTTTCTACGATCCGCAATTGGGCGCCGTCCTCGTCGACGGGCACGACGTTCGTGACCTGACGTTGCATTCGCTTCGTACGATGATCGGGATCGTGACCCAGGAGACGCTGCTCTTCGACGACACGGTTCGCAACAACATCGCCTACGGATCTCCGGAAATCGGCGAGGATCGTGTGCGGCAAGTCGCGCGGGCCGCGCAGGCGGAGTCTTTCATCGACGCCCTTCCGGAAGGCTACGACACCCTGTTGGGCGAGCGGGGGACGCGCCTGTCGATGGGGCAGCGACAGCGACTGACCATCGCCCGGGCATTGCTGAAGGACCCACCGATCCTGATCCTCGATGAGGCGACGTCGGCCCTGGATACCGAATCCGAAGCGGCGGTGCAGGTAGCCCTCGAGCGACTCATGCGTGGTCGCACAAGCCTCATCATCGCGCATCGTCTTTCGACGATTCGTCGAGCCGATCGCATCATTGTCCTGGACGGCGGGCGAATCGTGGAGCAGGGCGATCACGAGACGCTCCTGCAGAACGCGGGCACCTACAAGCGACTTCACGATCTCCAGTTTCGCGAGGAGCCGGCGTGATCGCCAGCCTGGCGGCCAACGAGACTCGTCGAGACCTCCTACTCCTGATCGGAGTCT contains:
- a CDS encoding ABC transporter transmembrane domain-containing protein yields the protein MRELRRLLGYLKPYMVRMVLAALLVSISGALMAAVVATLNPLVNEVFLGQTTADAVGQVGGEPDIIDRLKSMVGGLLPVEAFRAWTRANAFVQVPLMMVGIFFVRGILLYFGNYQTLRCGASVIRDLRVELTEKITHQSLDFFQDNPTGVISSRVVSDVQRLQRVATTVLADLLRVGGMVPFVFIGSMLADWRMSLLSFAGLPLLSVPMIRLGRRLRRAATGSQLSMADVMSRLQEAVTGVKVVQGFGMEDYEVGRMRDALQRMLRADLRAARAQALSPSIMELLGAILGAGLFYIAGRSIANNSLDGGSFTVVLASLGILFVSIRRLNRLYAEIQVARSAATRVFDMLDQTPTIRERADAKPLPAFHSEVCFRDVSFNYGDGPVLHDIDLTVAHGETIALVGRSGSGKSTLANLLPRFYDPQLGAVLVDGHDVRDLTLHSLRTMIGIVTQETLLFDDTVRNNIAYGSPEIGEDRVRQVARAAQAESFIDALPEGYDTLLGERGTRLSMGQRQRLTIARALLKDPPILILDEATSALDTESEAAVQVALERLMRGRTSLIIAHRLSTIRRADRIIVLDGGRIVEQGDHETLLQNAGTYKRLHDLQFREEPA
- the gpmA gene encoding 2,3-diphosphoglycerate-dependent phosphoglycerate mutase, with protein sequence MHKLVLLRHGQSTWNLDNRFTGWTDVDLTDQGVAEAQSAATLLKAEGLGFDVAYTSVLKRAIRTLWLTLDGMDLMWLPVHRHWRLNERHYGALQGLNKKETAEKHGDDQVKIWRRSYATPPPQLELDDPRHPRHDPRYGDLAADDLPGGESLALTVERFLPIWHDTIAPAIEAGRRVLIVAHGNSLRALVKYLDQISEDEIVGLNIPTGVPLVYDLDASLRPLGHRYLGDPDEIRKAAEAVARQGRT
- a CDS encoding beta-ketoacyl-[acyl-carrier-protein] synthase family protein — its product is MVTGMGAVSPNGVGRDAFWHATRSGISGVSQIEQFDVSDLPVGIAAQVREFDSESVMTRNELRHVSRTVPLGIAAAEEALRDSLHGELDLDLETRRRFAVVIGTGGAGLEFTERQFREFFVGNPKSISLYAIPSSTPGSLSSELSMRFDLRGPSHVISTGCTSSIDAIGRALDLIRYGRCDRALAGGTDSPIAPGILRGFCLMRILSTQHNDEPTRASRPFSADRDGFVLGEGAWMLALESLESAIQRDAPIYGELLGYGATCEAFHRVRLNESGEEPARAMTLAMLDAGIDAAAIDYIALHGTSTRLNDRVETVAVQRAFASNHERILCSSIKSMIGHPQGACGAASSVATLLAMRDGFAPPTINRDIADPECDLDVVPAEGRPARLDHCLVNCIGFGSKNAALVFRHPDRIEPEVDGP
- a CDS encoding ribonuclease HII: MDHDARLERLLGPERALWADGYLRVAGVDEAGVGPLAGPVVVAAAIFPPGIGLSGVDDSKKLTPARREALEVRIKETAVAWSVVAVEPEEIDRINIYQATLTGMRRAVLGLSLDPDFVLVDARQIPRLETPQDAIIKGDAHCHAIAAASILAKSERDRRMFRYDEEFPGYGFARHKGYPTVAHRAAIRELGACEIHRRSFTLLPAPRLFEP
- the sucD gene encoding succinate--CoA ligase subunit alpha, with translation MAVLVDHSTRLLVQGITGREGTFHTGQAVEYGTRVVAGVTPGKGGTEADGIPVFNTVAEAVEKTDANASVIFVPPPFAADAIMEAAAAELPLVVCITEGIPAQDMVRVWNFLAGRSTRLIGPNCPGIITPEACKIGIMPGHIHKAGNVGVVSRSGTLTYEAVGQLTNLGIGQSTCVGIGGDPIVGTNFIDMLSLFEGDPATEAIIMIGEIGGTAEEEAADFIKANVTKPVVAFIAGQTAPPGRRMGHAGAIIAGGKGTAAEKMKALQAAGIHVVESPASMGQTVKQLMGK
- the sucC gene encoding ADP-forming succinate--CoA ligase subunit beta; this translates as MNIHEFQAKALLRDHGVAVPEGGVVRTPDEARQLAEKLGGTVVVKAQIHAGGRGKGLFQTDDGKPVQHPLADKVLGGVNVVGDADSATRVAESMLDNILVTKQSGPQGRRVRQLLIEQGVAIKKEYYLAVLLDRALKSAIFVASAEGGTEIEEVAERDPSAILKVAVDATAGYSPWIGRKIGFGLGLGKAQVSALSRLTAALYRAYEQTDASMIEINPLIETEDGEIMALDAKMNFDDNAMFRRRAIAELRDLDEEDPLEVEASKFGLNYIKLDGTVGCMVNGAGLAMATMDIIKHNGGSPANFLDVGGGATTEMVTNAFRILLGDPNVNSVLINIFGGIMRCDIVAEGVVAAAREIGINVPVVVRLEGTNVEKGKTILLESGLNFAVADGMQDAAAKVVAAAGRS
- a CDS encoding methyltransferase domain-containing protein; this encodes MDRFGHDAEQLEEVLDDIEQVNRWLGGLRTLQTAMQPILAAANGHRPLRILDVGTGSGDLPRAIVRWARECRTTVDIVAVDRDPTTATIAAKRSIDHSTIRVVCADANRLPFSAGSFDVVTASMFLHHFRHEQVVALLREFRRLASTAVIVNDLRRDRVAWGFIWLVAHLTGRGAMFRHDAPLSVLRGFTPAELEAAAIDADCASPELRRRWPYRLLLTCAGDA
- a CDS encoding ferredoxin family protein, with product MPFIIAEPCIGTKDTACVDVCPVDCIHPTKDEETFESHDMLYIDPAECIDCGACEPACPVEAIFEEDALPDKWKDYTKKNADYYEDS
- a CDS encoding CPBP family intramembrane metalloprotease, giving the protein MRRLGRADLWLLLAAILAGGLFFNAIDRLWPLADPRLASGGFDAEGPARDVLERQGFDLSGYQTAGRYWLDGAATDFVSESLGATATTAIREGLPTLARRVYFKRSGEPRYFHVDVHPNGEVLGWNCLTENDTAGASLSNEDARELAQSAIVEGLGLSLEAFEERAVATAEQIDRRDHTFRYERPLWAQGGRERLTITVAGSEVIHAKRNVVPPDDWRRTRRTLEATGQALETVGILLLAVGGIVAFVLFLGCLRKGQINLRAAAVWPIAVFACLLATYALQPADLMIRWEPLWPRWVSTFRFLVFRGLQDLWIPLLLLAVTAAGLAMDRRLNGGRTVTLNLAGKGNWLHPRVAAASTRGFLIGLLCGGVLCLGFLALERFAGAGGSLQPRGFFFYPLNSSIPALTALLFFFGVALAEELGYRLFLGSWLLAKTHRRWVAILLPAIVYGLTHTRLDFLPPGHPDWARALLLTLVGAVWGWAFLRFDALTVVLSHFTADLFIFNWPLLAGVSESARWTALATIAVPLLPGLFYILTGRFRQASAD
- the ndk gene encoding nucleoside-diphosphate kinase, whose protein sequence is MERTFAIVKPDGVENHNVGNVLARIEKEGFRIVGMRMIHLTRQAAEGFYAVHRERPFFNDLTTFMSSGPALVMVLERENAIRHWRETMGDTNPENADAGTLRKLYATNIERNTVHGSDAPETAAIEIDYFFRGVELV
- a CDS encoding FAD-dependent monooxygenase; translation: MALPTSADLRGRRMNDAYDLVVSGAGPAGSTLALLAARSGLRVALVERASFPRDKLCGEFVSAEGCAVLQRLGLLDGLRRAGARPIRHCYVGSAALRGIETTLPDWDRLGCAAYAVTRSRLDAALLEAAADAGVEVFDRTRTVAVIDNGTRIDAIRVRHERGRGERELHGLVVGADGRRSLIARGIDRGDRHLPTSDWYGLKAYYPTAPPPARHRVELHLFDGGYVGRVEVEDERSNVCMMVRRDSLRRHGGADPLLAHLGLVSGERLSRWHGLGPLTFGPRRAAGRGALLIGDAAGTVDPYSGEGISHALLAAEYCLPYVLAAIAEGTVTQAAERQFQKTWNRRFRRASWRIRLLGRVLESPIASRPMLRWLNGPARSWIPWVVRQTRTAAEER